In Amycolatopsis methanolica 239, a single genomic region encodes these proteins:
- a CDS encoding ABC transporter ATP-binding protein yields the protein MRFKLVLATGAEARRWARDLLRVNRREFGVVIGLFGLATIAGLAGPQILGRLVDLAVAGDSRIDLLALAFVVILVVQAVLKRLARFRAGMLGERVLAETREGFVERALRLPLGTVEAAGTGDLISRATTDADRIDFSVRNAIPEISIALITIVLTVAGMIVTSPLLSLGLLVAVPIVVFTMRWYVRRAPRIVEEMLDQWSEVQSSLHETTEGARTAEALGLTGRRIALGNRTLAGAVRGEQRLRGVTVGWLPWMQIAQVTPVAAVLLLGGWAYGEGLVGLGTITTMVVYVQALAGPLEEAMWWVEDLQVSGTALRRVLGVRGEAERAGGPPPRGQEIVVRDVHYGYSAGREVLHGIDLRVPPGQRLAIVGPSGAGKSTLGRLLAGVAAPGSGSVTIGGAEVSELAEDVLRGDVLLLTQEHHVFSGTLRENLTLPAGSWPDEELVRALGAVGLRDWFDGLPDGLETKLGSGALAVPAATAQQLALARVVLADPHTVVLDEATSLLDTSSARHLERSLSGVLDGRTVIAIAHRLHTAAAADRVAVLEAGRITELGTHAELLAANGPYSRLVTAANVG from the coding sequence ATGCGTTTCAAGCTAGTTCTCGCGACCGGCGCCGAGGCCCGGCGCTGGGCGCGGGACCTGCTGCGCGTGAACCGCCGCGAGTTCGGCGTCGTGATCGGACTGTTCGGCCTGGCCACGATCGCCGGGCTCGCCGGCCCGCAGATCCTCGGGCGCCTGGTGGACCTCGCGGTGGCCGGGGACAGCCGGATCGACCTGCTCGCGCTCGCGTTCGTGGTGATCCTGGTGGTGCAGGCGGTGCTGAAGCGGCTCGCGCGCTTCCGCGCCGGGATGCTCGGCGAGCGCGTGCTGGCCGAGACCCGCGAGGGGTTCGTCGAGCGCGCGCTGCGGCTGCCGCTGGGCACCGTCGAGGCAGCAGGCACCGGTGACCTGATCAGCCGCGCGACCACCGACGCCGACCGAATCGACTTTTCGGTTCGCAACGCGATCCCGGAGATCTCGATCGCGCTGATCACGATCGTGCTGACCGTCGCGGGGATGATCGTCACCTCACCGCTGCTGTCGCTCGGGCTGCTGGTCGCGGTGCCGATCGTGGTGTTCACCATGCGCTGGTACGTCCGGCGCGCGCCGCGGATCGTCGAGGAGATGCTCGATCAGTGGTCTGAGGTGCAGTCGAGCCTGCACGAGACCACCGAGGGCGCGCGCACGGCGGAGGCGCTCGGGCTGACCGGGCGGCGGATCGCGCTCGGGAACCGCACGCTGGCCGGGGCGGTCCGCGGCGAGCAGCGGCTGCGCGGGGTGACCGTCGGGTGGCTCCCGTGGATGCAGATCGCGCAGGTCACGCCGGTGGCGGCGGTGCTGCTGCTCGGTGGCTGGGCGTACGGCGAGGGCCTGGTCGGGCTGGGCACGATCACCACCATGGTGGTGTACGTGCAGGCGCTGGCCGGGCCGCTCGAAGAGGCGATGTGGTGGGTCGAGGACCTGCAGGTCTCGGGCACCGCGCTGCGCCGCGTCCTGGGAGTGCGGGGCGAGGCGGAACGCGCGGGTGGACCGCCGCCGCGTGGCCAGGAGATCGTGGTGCGCGACGTGCACTACGGCTACTCGGCAGGCCGCGAGGTGCTGCACGGCATCGACCTGCGGGTCCCGCCGGGGCAGCGGCTGGCGATCGTCGGCCCGTCCGGCGCGGGCAAGTCGACGCTCGGCAGGCTGCTGGCGGGGGTCGCCGCGCCCGGTTCGGGTTCGGTGACGATCGGCGGCGCGGAGGTGTCCGAGCTGGCCGAGGACGTGCTGCGCGGCGACGTGCTGCTGCTGACCCAGGAGCACCACGTGTTCTCCGGGACGCTGCGGGAGAACCTGACGCTGCCGGCGGGTTCGTGGCCGGACGAGGAGCTGGTGCGCGCGCTGGGGGCGGTCGGGCTGCGCGACTGGTTCGACGGGCTGCCGGACGGCCTGGAGACGAAGCTCGGCTCGGGCGCGCTGGCCGTGCCCGCCGCGACCGCGCAGCAGCTGGCGCTGGCGCGGGTCGTGCTGGCCGACCCGCACACGGTGGTGCTCGACGAGGCGACCTCGCTGCTGGACACCTCGTCGGCGCGCCACCTGGAGCGGTCGCTGAGCGGGGTGCTGGACGGCCGGACCGTGATCGCGATCGCGCACCGGCTGCACACCGCTGCGGCGGCCGACCGGGTCGCGGTGCTGGAGGCCGGGCGGATCACGGAGCTGGGCACGCACGCCGAACTGCTCGCCGCGAACGGCCCGTACTCCCGCCTGGTGACGGCCGCCAACGTCGGCTGA
- a CDS encoding ABC transporter transmembrane domain-containing protein, giving the protein MRLPPRLTPLRFLGALLRERPWLAVSACVLGALWLLPGALLPLVIGGVVEDIRAGDELLGGVGLVVLLGVAQAVCGGALVFAVHTMWIHGAAATQRAVVEHTARLGASLRPQAGTGDVMAVSSSDINHIGNVFEVAGRLFGSVVAFLTVSLALIGMSPLLGVIALVGVPLATLSMGKLVAPLQRRKGVQREELSSVNALAADIVSGLRILRGVGGEHQFLGRFRGASQRVRRAGVEVARSESWLVGAEVLLPGLVTVAITWLGARFVAAGTLSVGELVAFYSSSVFLVVPVSTATEFTAAFSSAMVSAKKVCAVLSLRPLLSEPDAPVALPDGPLELHDTTSGFTAVAGKLTVVDAGPDAEALAARLARFADPEPGERVLVSGVPADHVALAELRSRVVYAHNQDLWFSGILRDQLVPAERAEVALWAADAEDIVEGLPNGLDELIGERGREVSGGQRQRLNLARALALDADTLLLDEPTSAVDAHTEARITERVTELRRGRTTVVFTESPLWKAVADEVITCVSS; this is encoded by the coding sequence ATGCGCCTCCCGCCCCGGCTCACGCCGCTGCGATTCCTCGGTGCGCTCCTGCGGGAGCGCCCGTGGCTCGCCGTGTCCGCGTGCGTCCTGGGCGCGCTGTGGTTGCTGCCGGGCGCGCTGCTGCCGCTCGTGATCGGCGGGGTGGTCGAGGACATCCGCGCGGGCGACGAGCTGCTGGGCGGGGTCGGCCTGGTCGTCCTGCTCGGCGTCGCGCAGGCGGTGTGCGGCGGCGCGCTGGTCTTCGCCGTGCACACCATGTGGATCCACGGCGCCGCGGCCACGCAGCGGGCGGTCGTCGAGCACACCGCGCGGCTCGGGGCCTCGCTGCGGCCGCAGGCCGGGACCGGTGACGTGATGGCGGTGTCCTCCTCGGACATCAACCACATCGGCAACGTGTTCGAGGTGGCCGGCCGGCTGTTCGGCTCGGTGGTGGCCTTCCTCACCGTCAGCCTGGCGTTGATCGGCATGTCACCGCTGCTGGGTGTGATCGCGCTGGTCGGGGTCCCGCTCGCGACGCTGAGCATGGGCAAGCTGGTCGCGCCGCTGCAGCGCCGCAAGGGCGTGCAGCGCGAGGAGCTGTCCAGCGTGAACGCGCTGGCCGCGGACATCGTGTCGGGTCTGCGGATCCTCCGCGGCGTCGGCGGCGAGCACCAGTTCCTCGGCCGGTTCCGCGGCGCCAGCCAGCGGGTCCGGCGGGCGGGCGTCGAGGTGGCGCGCAGCGAGTCGTGGCTGGTGGGCGCCGAGGTGCTGCTGCCCGGCCTGGTCACGGTGGCGATCACCTGGCTCGGCGCGCGGTTCGTCGCGGCGGGCACGCTCAGCGTCGGCGAGCTGGTGGCGTTCTACTCGTCGTCGGTCTTCCTGGTGGTGCCGGTGAGCACGGCGACCGAGTTCACCGCCGCGTTCTCCTCGGCGATGGTGTCGGCCAAGAAGGTCTGCGCAGTGCTGAGCCTGCGGCCGCTGCTGTCCGAGCCGGACGCGCCGGTCGCGCTGCCGGACGGGCCGCTGGAGCTGCACGACACGACCTCCGGTTTCACCGCGGTGGCCGGGAAGCTGACCGTCGTGGATGCCGGGCCGGATGCCGAGGCGCTGGCCGCGCGGCTGGCCCGGTTCGCCGACCCGGAGCCCGGCGAGCGGGTGCTCGTGTCCGGCGTGCCCGCCGACCACGTGGCGCTGGCCGAACTCCGGTCACGCGTGGTCTACGCGCACAACCAGGACCTCTGGTTCTCCGGCATCCTGCGGGACCAGCTGGTCCCGGCCGAGCGGGCGGAGGTCGCGCTGTGGGCCGCCGACGCCGAGGACATCGTCGAGGGCCTGCCGAACGGGCTCGACGAGCTGATCGGCGAGCGGGGCCGCGAGGTGTCCGGCGGCCAGCGGCAGCGGCTGAACCTGGCCCGCGCGCTGGCACTGGACGCCGACACCCTGCTGCTCGACGAACCGACCTCGGCCGTCGACGCGCACACCGAGGCCCGCATCACCGAGCGGGTCACCGAGCTGCGCCGCGGCCGCACGACCGTCGTTTTCACGGAAAGTCCACTGTGGAAAGCGGTGGCGGACGAGGTGATCACATGCGTTTCAAGCTAG
- the purL gene encoding phosphoribosylformylglycinamidine synthase subunit PurL — translation MTDTLAIDTTERAAETPDLPQPYRELGLADDEYARIREILGRRPTDAELAMYSVMWSEHCSYKSSKKHLRYFGETTTEEMRSKMLAGIGENAGVVDIGDGWAVTFKVESHNHPSYVEPYQGAATGVGGIVRDILAMGARPLAVADSLRFGPADAPDTRRVLPGVVAGVAGYGNCLGLPNIGGEVAFDASYAGNPLVNALCVGAMRTEDLHLAFASGTGNKIILFGARTGLDGIGGVSVLASDTFSGDENSGGRKKLPSVQVGDPFTEKVLIECCLELFQQKLVVGIQDLGGAGLSCATSELAAAGDGGMRVELDKVPLRAEGMTPAEILSSESQERMCAVVEPSKVDAFLTVCAKWDVIATVIGEVTDGDHLVVTWHGETVVDVPPRTVAHQGPVYDRPVARPSTQDALQADTPEKLHRPSTPDELRETLLKVVSSPNQASKEWVTDQYDRYVRGNTVLSQPSDGGMIRIDEETGRGVAVSTDCNSRFVYLDPYAGAQIALAEAYRNVATTGATPLAVTDCLNFGAPTDPGVMWQFEQAVHGIADGCAQLGIPVTGGNVSFYNQTGETAILPTPVVGVLGVIDDVRRRIPTGIGAEAGETLLLLGETHDEFGGSAWAHVIHGHLGGLPPKVDLERERLLAEILVAGSRDGMISAAHDLSDGGLAQALVEMVLIGQCGARALLDEDADPFVQLFSESTGRVLVAVPRTEELRFTEMCTARGLPWRKAGVVDPEAGGLEIQGVATFGMEELRDAFESTLPKLFD, via the coding sequence GTGACCGACACCCTGGCCATCGACACGACCGAGCGGGCCGCGGAAACGCCGGACCTCCCGCAGCCCTACCGCGAGCTCGGGCTCGCCGACGACGAGTACGCGCGCATCCGCGAGATCCTGGGCAGGCGGCCGACGGACGCCGAACTGGCCATGTACTCGGTGATGTGGAGCGAGCACTGCTCGTACAAGTCGTCGAAGAAGCACCTGCGCTACTTCGGCGAGACCACCACCGAGGAGATGCGCTCGAAGATGCTCGCCGGGATCGGCGAGAACGCCGGTGTCGTCGACATCGGCGACGGCTGGGCGGTCACATTCAAGGTCGAGAGCCACAACCATCCGTCCTATGTGGAGCCGTACCAGGGCGCCGCGACGGGTGTCGGCGGCATCGTGCGCGACATCCTCGCGATGGGCGCGCGGCCTCTCGCGGTGGCCGACTCGCTGCGCTTCGGCCCGGCCGACGCGCCGGACACCCGCCGCGTGCTGCCGGGTGTCGTGGCCGGCGTCGCCGGGTACGGCAACTGCCTCGGCCTGCCCAACATCGGCGGCGAGGTCGCGTTCGACGCCAGCTACGCGGGCAACCCGCTGGTGAACGCGCTGTGCGTGGGCGCGATGCGCACCGAGGACCTGCACCTGGCGTTCGCGTCCGGCACCGGCAACAAGATCATCCTGTTCGGCGCGCGGACCGGTCTGGACGGCATCGGCGGCGTGTCGGTACTGGCCAGCGACACCTTCTCCGGCGACGAGAACTCCGGCGGCCGCAAGAAGCTGCCGAGCGTCCAGGTCGGCGACCCGTTCACCGAGAAGGTGCTCATCGAGTGCTGCCTGGAGCTGTTCCAGCAGAAGCTCGTCGTCGGCATCCAGGACCTCGGCGGCGCGGGCCTGTCCTGCGCGACGTCGGAACTGGCCGCGGCCGGCGACGGCGGCATGCGCGTCGAGCTGGACAAGGTGCCGCTGCGCGCCGAGGGCATGACGCCGGCGGAGATCCTCTCCAGCGAGTCGCAGGAGCGGATGTGCGCGGTCGTCGAACCGTCCAAGGTGGACGCCTTCCTCACGGTGTGCGCGAAGTGGGACGTCATCGCCACCGTCATCGGCGAGGTCACCGACGGTGACCACCTGGTGGTGACCTGGCACGGCGAGACCGTGGTGGACGTGCCGCCGCGCACCGTGGCGCACCAGGGCCCGGTGTATGACCGGCCGGTCGCCCGTCCGTCCACTCAGGACGCGCTGCAGGCGGACACGCCGGAGAAGCTGCACCGTCCGTCCACTCCGGACGAGCTGCGGGAGACGCTGCTGAAGGTGGTCTCGTCGCCGAACCAGGCGTCGAAGGAGTGGGTGACCGACCAGTACGACCGGTACGTGCGCGGCAACACGGTGCTGTCGCAGCCGTCAGACGGCGGCATGATCCGCATCGACGAGGAGACCGGGCGCGGCGTCGCGGTGTCGACGGACTGCAACAGCCGGTTCGTGTACCTCGACCCGTACGCGGGGGCGCAGATCGCGCTGGCCGAGGCGTACCGCAACGTGGCGACGACGGGCGCCACCCCGCTGGCCGTGACGGACTGCCTGAACTTCGGGGCGCCCACGGACCCGGGCGTGATGTGGCAGTTCGAGCAGGCCGTGCACGGCATCGCCGACGGGTGCGCGCAGCTGGGGATCCCGGTGACCGGCGGCAACGTGAGCTTCTACAACCAGACCGGCGAGACGGCGATCCTGCCGACGCCTGTGGTCGGCGTGCTCGGCGTGATCGACGACGTGCGGCGGCGCATCCCGACCGGGATCGGCGCCGAGGCGGGCGAGACGCTGCTGCTGCTCGGCGAGACGCACGACGAGTTCGGCGGTTCGGCGTGGGCACATGTGATCCACGGGCACCTGGGTGGCCTGCCGCCGAAGGTGGACCTGGAGCGCGAGCGGCTGCTGGCGGAAATCCTGGTCGCCGGCTCGCGTGACGGGATGATCTCGGCCGCGCACGACCTCTCCGACGGCGGCCTGGCACAGGCCCTGGTGGAGATGGTGCTGATCGGCCAGTGCGGCGCGCGGGCCCTGCTCGACGAGGACGCCGACCCGTTCGTGCAGTTGTTCTCGGAGTCCACCGGGCGCGTCCTGGTGGCCGTGCCGCGGACCGAGGAGCTGCGGTTCACGGAGATGTGCACGGCCCGCGGCCTGCCCTGGCGCAAGGCCGGCGTCGTGGACCCGGAGGCGGGCGGCCTGGAGATCCAGGGCGTGGCGACCTTCGGGATGGAAGAACTGCGCGACGCGTTCGAGAGCACGCTCCCGAAGCTGTTCGACTGA
- a CDS encoding GNAT family N-acetyltransferase: MADLPAIAGIYEGYVRTSTATFELESPDLAEWTRRFTAITDAGLPFLVAEVDGRVAGYAYCSPWKTRPAYRRTAENSIYLAPWSTGRGVGGVLLDALLSRCHENGIREVIAVVADPERNPASPALHRRRGFDDVGVLRNVGYKHDRWLDTLLLQKSLI, encoded by the coding sequence GTGGCCGACCTGCCGGCCATCGCCGGGATCTACGAGGGTTACGTGCGGACCAGCACGGCGACGTTCGAGCTGGAGTCGCCGGACCTGGCCGAGTGGACCCGCCGCTTCACCGCGATCACCGATGCCGGCCTGCCGTTCCTGGTGGCCGAAGTGGACGGCCGCGTCGCCGGCTACGCGTACTGCTCGCCGTGGAAGACACGCCCGGCCTACCGCCGCACGGCGGAGAACTCGATCTACCTCGCACCGTGGTCGACGGGCCGCGGCGTGGGCGGCGTGCTGCTGGACGCGCTCCTGTCCCGCTGCCACGAGAACGGCATCCGCGAGGTGATCGCGGTGGTCGCCGACCCGGAACGCAACCCGGCCTCACCCGCGCTGCACCGCCGCCGCGGCTTCGACGACGTCGGAGTGCTCCGCAACGTCGGCTACAAGCACGACCGCTGGCTAGATACGCTGCTGCTGCAGAAGAGCCTGATCTAG
- a CDS encoding helix-turn-helix domain-containing protein, translating to MDLGALGRRIQTARTGRGMTLQGLADRSGVSVSMLSAVERGSKAPTVVVLDRIAEGLGLPLADLLTEPPRMVVRRAADQDLVDEPGGWQRTILTPVVPGVNFEWIRSTLPASCEAGTYPPYAAGSHEFIYVQSGVLTLTIDEDTLELEEGDSLYLPADVTLSYANRAATPCTYYVAALIMRPRRPGLGRRSG from the coding sequence ATGGATCTCGGCGCGCTGGGCAGGCGCATCCAGACCGCCCGCACTGGGCGCGGCATGACGCTGCAGGGGCTCGCCGACCGGTCGGGGGTCAGCGTCAGCATGTTGTCCGCCGTCGAACGGGGCTCGAAGGCGCCGACCGTCGTGGTGCTGGACCGGATCGCGGAGGGGCTCGGGCTGCCGCTGGCGGACCTGCTCACCGAGCCGCCGCGGATGGTCGTTCGCCGGGCCGCGGACCAGGACCTGGTCGACGAGCCGGGCGGGTGGCAGCGGACGATCCTCACCCCCGTCGTGCCGGGGGTGAACTTCGAGTGGATCCGCTCGACGCTGCCCGCGAGCTGCGAGGCCGGCACCTACCCGCCCTACGCGGCGGGCTCGCACGAGTTCATCTACGTGCAGTCCGGCGTCCTCACGCTGACGATCGACGAGGACACCCTGGAACTGGAAGAGGGTGACAGCCTCTACCTTCCGGCAGACGTCACCCTCTCCTACGCCAACCGCGCCGCGACGCCCTGCACGTACTACGTCGCGGCGCTGATCATGCGGCCGAGGCGCCCCGGCCTCGGCCGCCGATCCGGCTAG
- a CDS encoding lysozyme yields the protein MSGPRKRWRRFATSAAAASVAVLVLGALAPAGAAPATVNGMPVDDYVARYDHPMGSQIARVEGEHSTAETQAVAAGDTAAAATVEGIDVSGHQGNVDWANYWGQGKRFAYVKATEGTYYTNPYFAQQYNGSYNIGMIRGAYHFATPDTASGAAQANYFVDHGGGWSADGKTLPGALDMEYNPYGPTCYGLSKSGMTAWIKDFSDTYHARTGRYPVIYTSTSWWNQCVDGAFAATNPLWIARYASTVGTLPYNWGFHTFWQYSSSPIDQNTFNGAYDRLQVLATSKG from the coding sequence ATGTCTGGTCCACGCAAGAGATGGCGGCGGTTCGCCACGTCCGCCGCCGCCGCGTCGGTCGCCGTGCTCGTGCTCGGCGCCCTGGCCCCGGCCGGCGCGGCTCCGGCCACCGTCAACGGGATGCCGGTCGACGACTACGTCGCTCGTTACGATCACCCGATGGGTTCGCAGATCGCGCGCGTCGAGGGCGAACACTCGACCGCGGAGACGCAGGCCGTCGCCGCCGGCGACACCGCGGCGGCCGCGACGGTGGAGGGCATCGACGTCAGCGGCCACCAGGGCAACGTCGACTGGGCGAACTACTGGGGCCAGGGCAAGCGGTTCGCCTACGTCAAGGCGACCGAGGGCACGTACTACACCAACCCGTACTTCGCGCAGCAGTACAACGGCTCCTACAACATCGGCATGATCCGCGGCGCCTACCACTTCGCCACCCCGGACACGGCGTCCGGCGCCGCGCAGGCCAACTACTTCGTCGACCACGGTGGGGGCTGGTCGGCGGACGGCAAGACGCTGCCGGGCGCGCTGGACATGGAGTACAACCCGTACGGCCCGACCTGTTACGGCTTGTCCAAGAGCGGGATGACTGCCTGGATCAAGGACTTCAGTGACACCTACCACGCCCGCACCGGGCGGTACCCGGTGATCTACACCAGCACGAGCTGGTGGAACCAGTGCGTCGACGGGGCGTTCGCGGCGACGAACCCGCTGTGGATCGCGCGCTACGCCTCGACGGTGGGCACCTTGCCCTACAACTGGGGTTTCCACACGTTCTGGCAGTACTCGTCGAGCCCGATCGACCAGAACACCTTCAACGGCGCGTACGACCGGCTGCAGGTGCTCGCCACCTCGAAGGGCTGA
- a CDS encoding lysozyme, translating into MGVAVQFWSSKLRLGTLLVSVALGTTAVCGAGSSAASTPDYSKAESTFAGSQIAAVEGKGDPPRYNADAGALGHDVSGHQGDVNWPGAWGAGGRFVYVKATEGTGFINKRFTQQYNGSYHIGMIRGAYHFARPDVSGGREQAEYFLAHGGGWTPDGRTLPGALDVEYNPYGEACYGLDPKRMGEWIRDFSDTYHSRTGRFPVVYTSTNWWNKCTGNNAGFGQNNPLWIARYQPTVGLLPAGWSRQFIWQFADSGVLPGDQNVFNGPLDQVKGFAINN; encoded by the coding sequence ATGGGAGTCGCCGTGCAATTCTGGAGTTCGAAACTGCGCTTGGGCACGCTGCTCGTGTCCGTGGCGCTGGGGACGACGGCCGTGTGCGGAGCGGGGTCGTCCGCCGCGTCCACACCGGACTACTCGAAGGCGGAAAGCACTTTCGCCGGTTCGCAGATCGCCGCCGTCGAGGGCAAGGGCGATCCGCCCCGGTACAACGCGGACGCTGGTGCGCTGGGGCACGACGTCAGCGGGCACCAGGGCGACGTGAACTGGCCGGGCGCCTGGGGTGCGGGCGGCCGGTTTGTCTACGTCAAGGCCACCGAGGGCACGGGGTTCATCAACAAGCGTTTCACCCAGCAGTACAACGGTTCCTACCACATCGGGATGATCCGCGGCGCCTACCACTTCGCGCGCCCGGACGTCTCCGGCGGCCGCGAGCAGGCCGAGTACTTCCTCGCGCACGGCGGCGGCTGGACGCCGGACGGGCGGACGCTGCCCGGGGCACTCGACGTGGAGTACAACCCGTACGGCGAGGCCTGCTACGGCCTCGACCCGAAGCGCATGGGCGAGTGGATCCGCGACTTCTCGGACACCTACCACTCCCGCACCGGCCGCTTCCCGGTCGTCTACACCTCGACCAACTGGTGGAACAAGTGCACCGGGAACAACGCCGGGTTCGGGCAGAACAATCCGCTGTGGATAGCCCGCTACCAGCCGACCGTCGGCCTGCTGCCCGCCGGGTGGTCGCGCCAGTTCATCTGGCAGTTCGCCGACTCGGGAGTGCTGCCGGGCGACCAGAACGTCTTCAACGGACCGCTGGACCAGGTCAAGGGTTTCGCCATCAACAACTGA